Part of the Periophthalmus magnuspinnatus isolate fPerMag1 chromosome 18, fPerMag1.2.pri, whole genome shotgun sequence genome is shown below.
TCTtacccatgatcctttgctgcAGAACTTCCAGTTGTGGTGTGACCTGAGGGAGTTTGAGCAGAGAGTGGGCTGTCGATATCTGACCCACCAAAGTGACGACGAGCACTGGAGAAACTATGCCCAAGAGAGTGGACTGGACCTGCCCCCCCACCTGCTCTGGGACCCCCTCCCTGACCCCACCCGGGACATGTGACTACTGAAGGTATGAGGATGATATCACCACCTTCTTTTGGTCATTatggtttaaataaaatatactctTCTTAAAGCTCCAGAAGGTAACTTTTTAACCAAAGCAATAGACTAAACTAAAgcatttttttctctcctttttcatagtttgcaCTGAAAATCATACACCACTTCCAGAAAGCAGCATGGTGTTGCTTTAATATGTAAATCGTGGTgtgaatgtaataataataataataatgtcatgtaactcatacaaatataaaaaaaaacaacctaacaAATTCACATCAACGTCAATTTGCTTTTTGATGTTGGCTGTGTGGTATAAAAAGTGTCATCAAGTAATAACAGTAGACTCTAAAAACAACACGGACCACTGCAGGGTAATAATATAATTTCCCTTTTTTATTCCAACTTTTTCATATTCAATGTAAGTGATTTTGTGATGACAGAGTGAGTTGGAGGAGAACAGAGCACAGTCACAGTTTGTGAACTAAAActacatcaggaccaaacccTAAAGTCTTCTTCCATAGGCCCGCACTGGTCCCACGTACAGATTCTTGTGTCACAGTAACTTTCTCTCCCCTGGCGAGGTGCAGCGCTCTACCCCGAGCCGCCTGTAGGGGGCGCAGGGCAGGTGGCGGTGGGATAACTCTCTTTGGCCAAATCTGCTCATCTTCCTGCGTCTCTTCCTCAGTCCTTACTAAACATGGCCCCATAGTTTTAATTACCCAGTGTGCTTTGCTGTCTCATATCCGGTTGTTTCGGTGCTCTGGTTCCCCTCCCGTTGACCCTGAGCGTCTTAAGGCTTTAAGTTAATAGTGCTAACTTTAGGTGTCACAGTGCAGTAGTTTAGCTTCTTTAGCTCAATTGCTAACTGGAGTTCCTGTGGTTTAGATGGGTTTATAGATAAGGCAGTCATAGACAGCATTCTTTAACATTGCATGCATCCGCACAAATTCACAACGAACCAAGCCAACTGACCAATCAGCTGTTTATCATAGTTCCTCTATAATTACCCTTCTACAGAATGTCTGCCAGAGAAAGGGCAGGCTCAGGCTTTGCCAAAATCCTCATGTGCACTCAGTGCCTCTTTTAGCGTTAGCTTCATATGTACGTGGATTACATAAACACGCGGCACTACAGTGAGTGCTGGACAGTCCAATTAAACTACAGATTTGAGCAAAGCCCTGGTTGCCCCCTCTCTGGACAGTAGGGGGTGATAGAGGGCTAATGGGCGGAGAGTTAAGATTTGAAGAGAAGAGATGATAAACAAAGCATATAGGAGGACAGTAGGGTTACAATGGCTCTCCAAAAGGAGAAatgagaggggggggggggtttataAGTCGCTCTCCCCATAGAGGGCGCTGGAGAAGGAGATGTAGTCCAGGGCTCCGGGGGGTCCATCTGGGCCGATGTACCGGGTCATGCGGCTGATGCAGTACTCGGCCTGCTCCGGAGGCAGCTCCCTGCGCAGCTCCTCCACTGTGATGTAGTTCTACACAGAGACACCAGGGGCGTTAGGAGCACATTTACTTGACagtgttaaagtgcatatgacagattagacTACTGGTACTCATTTCATTACAACATAGTTAACATTTATATAACAATTTAACAATTCTattaaagattttttaaaagtctttccttttaaaaaaaatttactttCTGGTTGAACATGGCCGCAGATATGACAAACGTAAAGGTAACTCTATAAGTGTTACCTAGTTTtgacccttgtttacattatggtcaCTATCTCAATTACATAATAGTTATGATTggagtaataaaaataactcaTAACAGCTTTATTTTAGTAAAGAAAAATGCAGGTAAATTGTCTCTGCCTTTTGAATGGAATTTCCCATTTAACCAGGTAGGAATTGGAAaagctgtcatatgcactttacaCAGAGGAGGTTCCTGTAGACCTGTACCTTGTCTGAGGCCAGGATCTTGAAGGAGGCCATGACTTGCTCTGCGGTGTCGGTCTCGGCGGTCTCGCGGGTCATGAAGTCGATAAAGGCTTGGAAGGTCACCACTCCAGTGTTGTTGGGGTCGACGAGGGTCATGATACGAGCGAACTCCACCTCACCCTGGCAACCACAGACCAGTCATCAGCCGCAGTACTCACATATGTTTTGTCTGCTTTAGTATGCATAATACAtcttttatgtctttttttacttatacatttaaaattgaTACACAGGGTGTGTCTTTAGTCAAACAGCAATGTCCTTAGTCAACTACAGCCTTAATCAgaactgtactttttcttttgtgttttagaCTGACCAGATCGTAGCCCATGGAGATGAGGCAGGCGCGGAAGTCGTCTGGGTCCATCATGCCATTCCTCTTCTGCGAAGGAAAATTACAGAAGTTTACAACAgttacaataaaataacaatacataaTACATTTGGAAGAGGTGGTAGAGCGGACCCTGTCAAAGTGGTTGAAGGAGGCTCTGAACTCATTGAGCTGCTCCTGGCTGATGCCCTTAGCGTCGCGTGTCAGGATCTGGTTCTCAACCTCATTGATGGTTCTGGCGATGGTGGTGAGCAGCTGCTCCCAGCCCACGCGGATGTGCTGCACAGAGTATGAGACTTTAGGTTTACACTTAAACTATGTGGAGAAACATGATTGTATATTATTTAATATACCAtaactgtaaaacaaaactgtgaaaactttttcataaatttgtatttaattttcattcaaaatggttCTCAAACTCACACCAAGATAATATTTGGATTTCCAAGTACGACGAGATATAACCCAGCTATATCAGGCCTAAATGAGGGCTAAaaaaaagcaggtctaaaatgagactaaaccatagATAAAGTAGTTCTTAAAAAtgagaaagacaaaaacattaatagatACCATTATTATTTGATTATGTATTACATATATTACATTTGTTATTTATATTCAGTCAGTCTATCTGTATTTATGCatgcctttattttattttctcatagtttttattcactgttttatgttgcaccattTCACTGAAGCAAATTGTTAGTTTGTGAATTATGTTCACtagcaatgacaataaaactgtTTCTGATTATTTCTGGAATGCAGATTACACCTCTGTTTTGATTATTCAATTGGATCATCTACGATAATGCTTCTTTCTAAAATCACAGAGTTGCGCCTTCCCTGCTTAAAAGTCAGTATCAGCAGAGTaagactgtgtgtatgtgtacctCCATGGAGTAGTTGGTGTGCTTGTTGTCGAAGATGAGGGACTCCTGGCTGAGCTGGTGGTCTCCCTCCAGTTTGTCGATGTTGGATTTGTAGTTGATGATGTTCTGCTCGTACTGCTTCAGGCTGTTCATCTGTTCCTCCAGAGACCCGGCGATGTCCACAGACACATGGCTGATCTCCTGCAGGGGGGAGGCAGGAGAGGGGACACAGGAGGAGGGGCATAGGAGGGGTGACACAGGAGGGGTGACACACGAGGGGGGACACAGGAcacaatttttttaaaagtagcttTCTTGTGGAAAAAGGTTGGAGATTCCTGGTTTAAAGTAGTTCAAAGTTCTGTGTAAACAAAGCCTGTGTGTACCTCCATCTTAGTCTGGATCCAGGGTCCAATGATGTTGGCCTGAGCAGCGAACTGGCGCCTAAGCCTCTCATTGGCCTGCTGTCTGGCCACCTCCTCCTGTAGCATTTGGTCTCTGAGGGGCACCAGGTGCTTCACCTGagacacacgcaaacacacacaaactcatgaATATACTTCACATGAATAACACATCCTGCTGTGTCACTTCTGTTTGagttttctgaacacaaagtGACTCTTTCAGAATGCTGAGCTCAGCCTTTTGAAAGGTTATGGCTGCACTCATGAGACCTCATGAGGCCAGAGCTCAGACTGAGCTCAACACAAAGCACTGTTGTATTTTAGACTGCTTACACTGTAAGCCTTACAGAGACCACCAGGCCTGTGGCTTTATTCCCTTTGTAAGCtgtaatagttttaaatgtgagaaaattgtTTCAAAAGGAATACCTActtgttgcttttgttttggtgCTTGTTGCTTTTGTTCTGATTTAAGGGTATTCAGACTGCCAAGTACCCTCAAACTATAATCAGTCAATCACACCAACTTTTCACACCAGGTCCTAAACTAGGACGAAATAAGGTCTAAAGCTGAGACAAATCCAAAGTCGTTCTAAATCTAAATAATGATTTACCTAAAGGAATACACTACAACTTATcgctaaataaaacaaatattataacTGCAGAGTAATGAGTATACCACCAGAGGCAGTGCATTCACCACAGTTGGAGAAACACTGATGTCATTACTTTAAtaagagtgaataaataaataaactctgaCCGTGTCCCACTTGTTGCCGATGTCCTGTGGGCTGAGGTTGGTGTAGGGGTTGATGCCGGTCAGTTTGATACCGTAGGTCTGGGCAATCTTCAGGATTTCATTGTGGATTCCTATTGTGGCCATGCGCTCCTTATCGGCCTCAGGGAGAGTGGCTTTGAACTGGTCATGGGCTGTGATCAAGCTCTGCACAGACACAAGGAAATATGTCATTATAATTCCAAACCCTAACAGTGTAAAGGAAAAATtagacaaaaaagcaaaaatatgcaTTGGAAAGAAAAAATCCTATACATTCACTCAGTGTAAAGAGTACTAAATTGCAAAAAATTACTTAATTACAAGTACTGCTGGCAAATTTGTACTTAActaggagaggagacagatgtGAGACAGCTGTGTTTTGGGATGATTGGTCTGCTGTACTGCTGTACTCAGACATGCTTAAAGAGCccatctgatctatgttataatgtcatttcctcatctaaaacatactgagctgtgttttgtttcattcacacacatttaacatacACATCCTGCATATTGAGCACTGTAACACAGGAAGCAACAGGAAGGACTCcactgttttaaactccatacactttcactagaatcatttggataatttcagccctagaatttccAATGTCTactaaaaaaaaggtaaaagagctttggagatgtagacagactaattataaaggatTATGCAATGCAACGCAACTGCAGGtattttttttgatgaggtaacagcattgtaacaGGTCTTAACACTCACAAGAAGCGATTTcacgtaatataggaccctactcacaaaagtacaattacctaaaaatctacttaattaCAATGAAGAGTGTTTGTAATGAGTTATTTGCCAACTCTGCCTATTCTTAATACAGAATAACTGGTCATATTTCCCCTCACCTGGATCTCCTCGATGCTGTGGACGATGAACATGTCCTGCAGGTCCTCCATGGCTCCGTCCATCCAGTTGTTGAAAGGAGCGGCTCTCTTTGCAAACTCCAGGTACAGCTGGTCAATGGTCTCCCACAGCTTCTCCACACGCTACAGACACAACAAGCACAAGTTCAACACCAACAGAGCACAGGTACAGGGCTCTACCTTGATAAACAATTAGAAGTGCTATAAAATGTAACCACAATCAGCCATATTTATCCATTTTTAACAACTCATAATATGTTCTGAATGAGCCTGCAAAAATATGTTCGAAAGCAGCACTGTCAAGATTAGTGCTGttaaaagtaatgaaaatcagatattaatcaataataaaactagtatccaaactagatactcatgtgagcaagtatcaatactaaaaatgtcaTGACTAAAATGAACCTTTCATAAATAGCTTTAGTATGATCTTGAgcagtatcagaacaagtataagaccacacagactagtgtatgcccatggaccactatggaacatacctggatgactgagggattacattaacataatagtactttctcttATATTACTATGCtatttcatgttgaaaatccCATTCTATTGTTTGTTATTGATTGTTAGTGAAGTTACAAGTAGTGGTGGAAcgcaacaaagtaaaagcagtatacttaagtactttagtatctgtacttaagtacattttatagtggatgcttttgacttttacttcgctacatttttgaactggactaaaaagtaaaagcattttttattactaCTGAAGAGAggcctgaggggtttatttttaacaagttcataatttgagcaaacaaaaatatacaaataaaaacagctagaaaaaatgattgattcaaATGTTTCCGTTGaacaattcaacacaaatctttattaaaatcaatacatttgaagccttttaAGACCTTAAAatatgcgcaaaatacttttactttttactctttaagtaagtttttaaacaggtactttcatgtgatacttttacttacttgagtatttctttgctctggtatctctacttttatttaagtaacgaaattgagtacttcttccaccactggttgagagtattttaacttaaaaatggCTGGAGGGGCCTTCATGatgccaaaaaacaaacaatgtgTCTGACTAAACTTCTGTTAGCAAGTGCTAGGACCAGGACACAACCACACCACTTTACCACTACAGagcttatattatatttttgagttATTAGTTTTGTCTTAGTGACACTTTACCTCCAGAGAGTCCCTCCTCTTCTGGGTCAGGGTGCCCAGGTTGTCCCACTGGTCACAGATGCCCTGGCAGCGAGCGTTCACTGAGGCAGCATCGTGGTAGTCCAGCTCACTAAAGACACGTGGACAACTTCAAAAATACTACACGTCCCAGGTAATTTTACAGTTCAAGTGCATAGGACAGGTTTTCACgattttctaattattacttggtttggtgggattgtaCTTTTGGTATATATTTATAACAGTTTTACTTTTGAGTGGCAGAttgtggaaaaaatgaaaaaagtacagaaatacagGAACAGGCAGTgagttctaatgctgttatccCTCTACCTACATCATCAACGCTGACAATTCCATCCTAATTGCAGGGCGGCATTTTTCTGAAAGTTTaagtttgaacaaaacaaaggtgcttcttatttttattagtctaatcataactattgtgcaatttagccAGGATAtagcccttgttaacattatttttgttaggaaacagttggaattacctctacgtagAGTcttatctgctgcccatgtctaACCAGGgagtcaaaaaaataaacttcacccaaattaaaactacaaaaactagttatattaatttgttttagtcTAACCTGTTATATGCACTTTATTAATGTATTACAATCAATACTCCACAAATTCTTGgaagtcagttttgtgttttctgaaaCTTTAGGCCACATGCGGTTTGTGATCTATACGATGAGCTTTTGAAGTGCAGTTGATAAATTGTCGGTGGTACATTCAAATGCAGGTCTTTGATGTTACATGCTGATGTATGGAGCAGACTTTCTGAGAGAAAGACCACGATGAGctgagggaaaaagagaggaagatcACAGGCTCGTGTTATCCTTTCATCCTCTCCTCATTAATATGATTTTAACTCTGCTTTTGTCCCTGCTGTGGCACATACTGTCTGCTACTGCCTGGCCAGCACTGTACAGAGTATAAATGGGTCTAAGCTAACTGTtatttgcaacattttgaggattttcacccattcaaaacatatattattttgttttaaacaatttttttcatctttcagAAGCCAGTACATAAGGCTACAACCATTAATTGGAATAATGGTGACTTCTCGACTAATAATACTTGTAAttgtaatgtgttttaaaaatctCAATATGCTGTAGAAATAATTTGACAACTCAACTTATCCAAAAAAGAATCACTGACTACTAAACTACTGATTACTGGCCACTAAAATAAGTGTTAGTTGCAGTCCTAGTACAGGGTTTatgttaaagaaaaaagttgaataTAATCTAAAAGTGGCTTTATAAACTAGGGCTGACGTATTTGGGATAAATATATAGTTGTGATTTTTCTGGCAAAGCATTGCAAttacatttgcaatttatgAGTCCAGAAGCattaacaaaaagactgaaatattctacagggttagcagtttaatgcagaataagaataaaatattctgtagtttgtgaaggaaatgatggtacttaaaATAGCAGTCTTTGAAATGTACTAATTGTGTTAACTCAAATTGGGACTTATATTTGATTGTGATTTATCATGTATCCCTACTGTAAACTTCCAAACTGTATGATTATATAAACTAGTTATTGTTAAACTAAGAATATTCTTTAGGGTGATATTTTGAGACTGACTTGAGCTCCTGGGCGATGGCGGCGATCTGCTCCACGCGGTCCTGGTGTGCGGCGAGGTCACTCTCAAACGcctcatgtttcctcatcagagcACGGATCTCCATCAGAGACGCAGACTCAAAGTCCTTCTGAGACAGCAGCTCCTCCTTACCTGTAACATCAGGGTTTGGGTTAAGAGCACTGGTACAGTCAAGACAAGTGTTAGCAGACTCAGGTCGTCCTCTATTCATGTAACTGATCTGCTCCAAAAGATGACTCATAAAACtgttgactaaagacatgcccTGTGTTAAGTGAAGTTTAAGTGTATttgtcacatacacacagtacaGTCTGTAGTGAAATTCTTATGTATCTTCTAGCAacttaacaaacaaacaaacaaacaaacaaacaaacaaacaaacaaacacacacatttttctgtGTGGCAAATAATCACCTAAAAGGGGCAAATTATTTGGATTTTGCTCCAAATATGTATGCAGAGGATAACAAGTAAACAACATCTCCATCCGTGAAAAGGCAGGTATAACTGTTACTCCCACTCACTCCATACATTCTCCCTTCTCTGTGGACTATATCAATTCTTATAATTGCagtaaaatataaactgataaAAGCCATAGTCGACTAAGAGACCATCGGCCTGTGACTCAACTAAATGACTGAAGACTACAACCCTAATGCTTAGTTTAAAAGCTGAATTATCCTGTGAGGTTGTTCATATCCTTCTCCTCCACATTTCCCTGCCTGTGGGTCTGAGCTGACCTGAGGTCCAGGACTCGTGCATGGCACACTTCTGCTTGAACTTCTCAGCCAGATGGTCCAGTCTCTCCAGACGGCGGATCTCCGTCAGCAGCCACTCCTCATAGCCcttctccacctgctccagccCCTTCCAGGCATTAGCAATGTCCTGCAAAGAGGGTGGAGGACTCACTTACATTTACAGTGCTACATTCATACAATCTCTCCCCCCCCCACCGCCACCAGTAGATGtcatctgcctgtctccattttttttatttgatatttgatttttttgttgttgatatttttcttttactttgtctccatggggaaatATACtcttaatgctatactatgaaacagtctagacaaagcaataacacctccatggagaccagcataTATAGCTGGCCTTCCATCAGAATATAgcatagtgaatctttaaagGATCGTTATGGGAATACTGCTAATTATCCACATAAGAGTGTAGGGCAGCTCACCGACACCATCTTTCCTTCAGAGGGCATGAAAGCAGGCCTGTTGCTCAGCCTGAGCTTGGTCTGCAGGGTGTTGAAGTTGATCTCAAGCTGGCACTTCTCCTGGACACGTGGGGGTTTGTGGATACGGCGATAGTCTCTGAAGTCCTCCAGCTTCTGCTGCATGGCCCTCATGGTCTGCTCAGCCACACGGTTCTCAAGCCATGGGATGGTACGGCGGATCCATTCCAGAAGCTGCAGGGGTCAGGAGTCAACATAAGGAGCTAACTAAACTGGAAATAAGTTGTGCTAaaagcttttgtccagttgacaaaattcACCTTTCttttgcaaaaatattaaaacaggaATTTATTCATGTTGGATGCACTGAAACCTCATGTCTAGCTCTCTCTGCTTTAttcagaaaagaaaaacaggaaCACTCCAATAAAATATGCTGGTAAAGTCTCTTATATAATTACATTGGTGAACAGCAGATGTAATATTCAGATCGGATTCTCACCTCACTGGCCAGTTTCTCGTACTCCTCCATCAGCTTCTCATTCTCCTGGTTCACAGCCAGCACTTTGCAGATACGGTTGGCAGCGGTCTCAGCCTGAGAGGAGCATACATCTACACTCAGTAAGTACATTACATGCCCGCTTTAAATAATATACTGAAACTGGAATAATCAAGTAACGCAACAattagatctgtttttttttttacatgcacaaaaggaATCTGGTCATCAAAAACACCAGGTGACATTTGTCAGTTAGCCAGTGGATTTTAAAAGTACAACAAATTTTAAAATAGCTCTTCCAAGATAATGATTTTTGAACTTCACCTGCTCAGCTCCAGCGAAGGCGTGGTAGAAGCAGGACACATAGGTCATGATGGCCTTCTCATCAGGTTTGGGTGTATTCACAATATCTGAAAAACAGAATTCACACTAAATTAACCATGTTCAAACATAATTCATTTAACTGGTAATGCACTATAATAACTGCAGACTAAACAAAGCACGAATCCGGGTGCAAATGAACAAATAGCGTATTAAGAATGGTTAAGGCTCTgtagttaattaattaatactcTAAATTCAAACCTATATATTAATTAGTCACCAGGACTTCATTCTTA
Proteins encoded:
- the actn3b gene encoding alpha-actinin-3b isoform X2 yields the protein MTAVETQMTYSNSYTIHHEDAYMTQEEDWDRDLLLDPAWEKQQRKTFTAWCNSHLRKAGTQIENIEEDFRNGLKLMLLLEVISGERLPKPDKGKMRFHKIANVNKALDFICSKGVKLVSIGAEEIVDGNVKMTLGMIWTIILRFAIQDISVEETSAKEGLLLWCQRKTAPYRNVNVQNFHISWKDGLALCALIHRHRPDLIDYSKLRKDDPIGNLNTAFEVAEKFLDIPKMLDAEDIVNTPKPDEKAIMTYVSCFYHAFAGAEQAETAANRICKVLAVNQENEKLMEEYEKLASELLEWIRRTIPWLENRVAEQTMRAMQQKLEDFRDYRRIHKPPRVQEKCQLEINFNTLQTKLRLSNRPAFMPSEGKMVSDIANAWKGLEQVEKGYEEWLLTEIRRLERLDHLAEKFKQKCAMHESWTSGKEELLSQKDFESASLMEIRALMRKHEAFESDLAAHQDRVEQIAAIAQELNELDYHDAASVNARCQGICDQWDNLGTLTQKRRDSLERVEKLWETIDQLYLEFAKRAAPFNNWMDGAMEDLQDMFIVHSIEEIQSLITAHDQFKATLPEADKERMATIGIHNEILKIAQTYGIKLTGINPYTNLSPQDIGNKWDTVKHLVPLRDQMLQEEVARQQANERLRRQFAAQANIIGPWIQTKMEEISHVSVDIAGSLEEQMNSLKQYEQNIINYKSNIDKLEGDHQLSQESLIFDNKHTNYSMEHIRVGWEQLLTTIARTINEVENQILTRDAKGISQEQLNEFRASFNHFDRKRNGMMDPDDFRACLISMGYDLGEVEFARIMTLVDPNNTGVVTFQAFIDFMTRETAETDTAEQVMASFKILASDKNYITVEELRRELPPEQAEYCISRMTRYIGPDGPPGALDYISFSSALYGESDL
- the actn3b gene encoding alpha-actinin-3b isoform X1 encodes the protein MTAVETQMTYSNSYTIHHEDAYMTQEEDWDRDLLLDPAWEKQQRKTFTAWCNSHLRKAGTQIENIEEDFRNGLKLMLLLEVISGERLPKPDKGKMRFHKIANVNKALDFICSKGVKLVSIGAEEIVDGNVKMTLGMIWTIILRFAIQDISVEETSAKEGLLLWCQRKTAPYRNVNVQNFHISWKDGLALCALIHRHRPDLIDYSKLRKDDPIGNLNTAFEVAEKFLDIPKMLDAEDIVNTPKPDEKAIMTYVSCFYHAFAGAEQAETAANRICKVLAVNQENEKLMEEYEKLASELLEWIRRTIPWLENRVAEQTMRAMQQKLEDFRDYRRIHKPPRVQEKCQLEINFNTLQTKLRLSNRPAFMPSEGKMVSDIANAWKGLEQVEKGYEEWLLTEIRRLERLDHLAEKFKQKCAMHESWTSGKEELLSQKDFESASLMEIRALMRKHEAFESDLAAHQDRVEQIAAIAQELNELDYHDAASVNARCQGICDQWDNLGTLTQKRRDSLERVEKLWETIDQLYLEFAKRAAPFNNWMDGAMEDLQDMFIVHSIEEIQSLITAHDQFKATLPEADKERMATIGIHNEILKIAQTYGIKLTGINPYTNLSPQDIGNKWDTVKHLVPLRDQMLQEEVARQQANERLRRQFAAQANIIGPWIQTKMEEISHVSVDIAGSLEEQMNSLKQYEQNIINYKSNIDKLEGDHQLSQESLIFDNKHTNYSMEHIRVGWEQLLTTIARTINEVENQILTRDAKGISQEQLNEFRASFNHFDRVRSTTSSKCIMYCYFIVTVVNFCNFPSQKRNGMMDPDDFRACLISMGYDLGEVEFARIMTLVDPNNTGVVTFQAFIDFMTRETAETDTAEQVMASFKILASDKNYITVEELRRELPPEQAEYCISRMTRYIGPDGPPGALDYISFSSALYGESDL